In Athene noctua chromosome 8, bAthNoc1.hap1.1, whole genome shotgun sequence, a genomic segment contains:
- the COMMD2 gene encoding COMM domain-containing protein 2 encodes MLLVLSEAQKAALGELLPLGTAAVGELGRLAVELLRRGAAPRACEAAARKLNIGAEVVQHGVEGLTYLLTESSKLMISEIDFQDSIHILGFPDELNKLLLQLYLDNRKEIRRILSELAPKLPSYHSLEWRLDVQLARRSLRQQIEPAVTIKLHLNQNEDQSARVLQTDPSTLLHLIQQLEQALGEMKTNHCRRIVRNMK; translated from the exons atGTTGCTGGTGCTGTCGGAGGCGCAGAAGGCGGCCCTGGGCGAGCTGCTGCCGCTCGGCACCGCAG CCGTCGGCGAGCTGGGGCGGCTGGCGGTGGAGCTgctgcggcggggcgcggcgccgcggGCCTGCGAGGCAGCCGCCA gaaaactgaacaTAGGTGCTGAGGTTGTTCAGCATGGGGTGGAAGGACTAACGTATCTTCTTACAGAGAGCTCCAAGCTTATG ATTTCTGAGATAGACTTCCAAGATTCCATTCACATTCTGGGATTCCCAGATGAATTGAACAAGTTATTGCTCCAGCTGTACCTTGATAACAGGAAGGAGATCAGGCGCATTCTTAGTGAGCTGGCACCAAAGCTTCCCAGCTACCACAGTCTTGAATGGAGACTGGATGTGCAG CTGGCGCGTAGGAGCCTGAGGCAGCAGATTGAGCCTGCTGTGACTATAAAGCTGCACCTCAACCAGAATGAGGATCAGAGTGCCCGGGTGCTGCAGACCGACCCCTCCACCCTCCTTCACCTCatccagcagctggagcaggcacTGGGGGAGATGAAAACCAACCACTGCCGGAGGATTGTGCGCAACATGAAGTAG